In Biomphalaria glabrata chromosome 8, xgBioGlab47.1, whole genome shotgun sequence, the genomic window tattttaaaaattgctttgtgtgtttattttatagctctactaatatctattttttttacatgttttttatGCAAATATACAAGTTTTGGTCCAATGATGAAATAATTtcttgtatatttttatttcagggCCACACTCACAATAAAGAATTTGACAATCTAGAGACAGAACtgttacttcttcttcttcttcatcgttctcattgttatgttggagtgttcatatgactagaccaatacatgagatgaactgcgcagtggtttccaaatcagggagctctccatatagttttctttctattggggtattttggggccaatgtcttgtACAGCAtcttgacatggtcagcattctctggtgaaactccacatgggcagatttcactggttccaattttgagtttcCAGTACATATggtgtcgcattctgttgtgtccggccctgagtcgaaagattagatgttgatcttgtcgggatagcttataataagcatcatctttcttgtgatttggatgagagctcatccatttctcatttattttatttactatttgtttcttcatttcttctggatagagtgcagggtttaattgtgagtttgttctcccactcttggcaagctcatttccttctagttgtacatgagctggtatccattgaataacagatATTTCTTGCAACTTATAACATTTTTATCTCAGATATCTTTGTCTTACTTAATATTTACCTATACTACAAGATTACTGTCTAAACCACAATAAAACAAGTTGCCTTAATTACAGTATTGTTTGCTTACTGtcaaaatactaaaaatagcCATTTATATCACTAGCTATTGATAACTAATTATCTATGATTATCATTATATCATTATATAAATAACTACCTTCTATTCATTATACTAATTAAAATAGAGAGGCAGGATAATATtcaatggtttaaaaaaaaaagaacattttctgggatatttgaaagttattagggaaaataatcaaatttacaTATGGTGTcaaatcacatttttttctagCTGGGTACAAACTGTTTCTATTCTGATCTTATGATTATTATATTTAGGGTTTACTGCTTCATGGAATCAGACTTCTAAAGCATTGAAGTTAATAAAAGAACATCTTTAGCATCTTTGCTTAAaccaaaatgttttgtaaatatataagaTGTAATGTTTTGTAATGGTAGCTTAATTGTATTTGGGTTATAGCATTTTCAGTGTCATAACACTTAACAGAAACTGAagtaaatcttttttgtttcaactGAACAGTTTTATGCCATAaatccattttctttttcactctGCTCTAGAATGTTGAGTCAGATATTGAAGCCAGAGCTTTGTATCTAAGTCAAAGACCACTAGTGTTTGATAGTGTTTATAGAGAAGATGTCCCAGCACAGTCCAAAATTCATAAAGTAagtataatatttattaaatgttgaacttttttatgtatagaattaaataaacaaagggTTTACATTAGGTCTAATGCAAGATATATTCTAGGATAACAAATCTATATACCAGTGATTATAGACATGAAGACTGTATATCAAAAGGCCCTAACTTAAAGTCAGTATACCGTTGTTTTTAGAGGAaaactttaaagaccagctcctacaaataaatagtattTGCTACTCTGTGAAAATGTGTTTCAAAAGTAGacaatttgtttacattttttttctgttctaatTAGGACTGTGTCTCAGCTATACGTAAGAGTTGGTCTTGGATTCAAACAGTCAATGAATGTTTAGGTATTCACATTGAAAATGCTGCTAACTATCATCAGGTAAATATTCCTTTCGCTTTGTGATATTTTTTCTATTAGAAATTGCTAACTGGTCATTGGAACACTAGAGATGATGCATAAAACTAAAGTGAAATCTCATTCGAAGCAGTAGACTAAGTGAAACATTATTACAAGAAGTAAATGAGACTGACACTAAAGTTTGAATAGTAAACTAAAGTGACAATATCAGTAGAAGTAGACAACCAGATGACATTTTAATACAAGCAGAAAACCAAAATTGCATGCCAAGATTAATACTAAATCAAACAGTATAATCAGTAAGACATAGGCAATAATTGCATCTTAATTGTACCAAGATGCTGTGATATTTTGACCAAGATGTTCTGATAGAGTAGCATAATGATTagacatttctattctaatATCCTGAAAGTTCTACCATGATGTTCTGATAGAAGTACCTTAATGATTAGACTTTTCTATTCTAATGTTCTCAAAGTTCTACCATGATGTTTGCCACCTGGAAGAAGACATGCTTTCATTCTTGCTTTGGATGGACAGTTCAACAGCTAGAGCTCAAGTCAAGACTCAAGATCCTGATGTCATGTTAAAACATTTCAGAGTAAGATTATTTATCATTCAGATTTGTTTcagattataaaaattaaacaaaaaaaaagtttttttcagaTTGCAGATCAAGACTATgtcctttttaaattatttttttatgcagAGCAACATATTTCACATTAAGATTACTCTTTAGTaaaattatacaattttaaaaaatctttatagaaggtttaataaatataaagaaagaaagtgtcaGATGCTGATGTACAAGTTACAAAATAATTCTTTTGctaatcatttttatttcagttaatAATCAAACAATTGTTGGACTATCAGGGCCAGTTAGATCTTCTGACAGAGCGAAGCAGAGATATTCACCCAGTTCATTACCGCAAAGAACTGCCAGAATGGCCTTTGAAGGCTAGAGCTCTTGTCCAATATCAGCACAAACATGTGAGTTTGCCATGGCACTCGTTCATTAATTATCTCTGAATAACGTTGTTATTCATCTCAGTAATATGTTGACCTACATTTGATTTTTGCTTGTCATCACTTTCATTATTTACCTTTCTTATCAGATACTTACTTATTGTTTCTAATAAATTTTGTTCCCTCTTATGAATCTTTATTACCCTAACCCATCTCATGAAAGTAATATGTTGACCTACGTTTGATTTTTGATTGTCATCACTTTCATTATTTACCTTTCTTATCAGAGACTTACTTATTGTTACTAATAAATTGTGTTCCCTCTTATGAATCTTTATTATCCTGGAGGAAAACCAAGTGTCAAAGTTGCATCTATAATTGTTCTGTATAGCTAAAGTCAGCTTATCATCATAATTGATATTGAATTGTTTAGGCAATTGTTTCAGTGGTTTAAATGATAGTTGCTAATATCAACCTGCTCTTGTACAATGAAAATTCTACAGCTACAAAGGACTTGTTTGAAGTCTTAAGACCTTTGATGCACTTAAACTGTTAAATGGCACAAGAGTGAGGGCCAATTATCTTTCTTACATTATTTGAACTTCAACCTTTTTTAACAAGAAATTTTTAACAAGCAATATCAGACATTCCTTAAAAGACCCAATGATATAGCCACTGTTCAAAGATTTATTCATGTCTGTTAATATAATTCTTTTTCTTATTAGTGACtcacttttgttatttcttcatTCCCAGTTAATAGTGAGTctgtttttgaaacaaaaaaaaaaaaaaatcattctagTTTAAACTATTGAGATACAGCTTTGTTCTTTTACATCATTCCAAATAGAGTGAGTTTCCTTGATTTTAGCTTATTTGTCAAAGTTAGTTGCAATAGTAGTTTGTTCATGACATTGTTGGGACCTTATCCAAATAGCTTGTTTTAGGACTTACTTACCCTGGTTTATGTGTATCAAAAATATCAGTCACAATTTTATTATGCTTGAAATACAGTTGacctaaataataaataaccagACAATATTTAAATGGGGAAAGCTTTACAAGGAATTGTGTGGCATGAAAAATCTTAATtgtgttataaaaaaatttttctaaAAAGGTTTGATGTCACTTAGATCCCATGGTACCAGAGCAGGTTTAATTAATGATTAGTTGTAGCTAAGTCTTCTTATTGTGGTTGTATTTGTTGGGATTAATAGTAAAGATTTTTGTTTCCTATACATTCAGGTGTCATTAGCAAAAGGGGACTTTGTAATGATTTTGGAAAATTCTGATGCTGAAAGATGAaaggtaatttttaaaaactttttttgtataaatctaATGCATTAGCAATAACAAATGTCAATATTGTCTTCTAATAAATACATAACAATCTAAGTGAAATTTTGTCCTAAACTGTTAATACTATTACATCTCTGTGTGTTTCAGATCAAAACTTTAGATGGAATAGAAAGTGAAGTCCCTGCTATTGTGTTGGTCATTCCTCCAGCTGATCCTTCCTGCTTCCAACAGATAGATAAGTAAGTGGATGAATGTATACATGTTAGTGAAATTAAAACTAGTTGTAAAGTAGGTCAAGCTACAaactgatttttattttctatccaCAAACCTAAATTCTTTGTGAAGTAGCTCTAATAATCTCTTATTAGTAAAGATTCACACACTTTCACGGAAATACTGTCTTATTATTAGTATGCACTTTCAATGAAATCATTTTaacgtaatcttttttttatctttgttgaTTTTAGATTAAGAGAACAAATCAAGGTCAATAGTTCTATTGCAGCTAAAAGATTAAGGTCACATTTGATCCAGTTTTTTAAGTTCTTCTATTTCCCAGACACAGTCCAAAGATGTAAGTGCACAGTTggacatgtcatttatttatttattaatcatCTTTTCTTGATTTCTGTATTTCTGTAAAAGCTcatacaataatatttttttatatattttataattatgttttttcCGGCTTCTATCAGTGTAGCATCCAACAGACCAAATGGATGATTGAGAATTTGTCTGTGTATATGATAAAACTTGATTCCATCATACAAAAAATTCACCATattataaatgtacatttttttttgtattgctcAAATGTTTAGCTGGAAGGTTTGTCGGCCCAACAAAAGTATGAATTGATGAAGATGGTGAATGAGGCAGCAGACGTCTTGAAAGGAGCTGATTCAGAGTTCCTTCAACTCAACAATCTTTTCATTTAATTTAGGAAGCTCATCAGTCATATCAAACCAGGTACAATACAATAAGCTATAATGTTTGTACAGTAGATATTAAGAACTAGTGTTGCAAACAgaaaaagattaatttttttccttctcttcttcttcttcttcttcttcatcgttctcattgttatgttggagtgttcatatgactagaccaatacatgagatgaactgcgcagtggtttccaaatcagggagctctccatatattggggtgatttggggccaatgtcttatacgggcctcttggtagagagagcagttttggaggacgtggtcggcattttctggtgatactccacatgggcagatttcactggttccaattttgagcttccggaacatgtgttgtcgcattctgttgtgtccggtcctgagtcgaaagattagacgttggtcttgtcgggatagcttatagtaagcgtcatctttcttgtgatttggatgggagcttgtccatttctcatttattttatctacaattaatttcttcctttcttctggatagagtgcagagtttacttgtgagtttgttttcCTTCTCTTGATTAAACTGCTCTTACCAAtgaaataatattgtttttaatctatgaggaaattttttttacatatgccTAGTGTATTTTGGAGTGGGAGCAGGGCTGGGTGGGGGATGTGGTGTGCCTTTGGAAACAGCATATTAAATAACGTGGTGCATGAAAGAAACACAGAACAAAGAACCAAATCAATATGTGTTTGACATACCTCTGGGTGGCATGCTTGCAAATGTCACTGatcagaaagattttttttttttttttgagatgtggATCAACTAATGATTATTTCACTTGGCACTGCAATGCTGCTAGGTGGAGTTGTCATATTGGTTCATGTCCTGGTCAGTTCTGACATTTAGTTGGCTATATTTAATTCACcattttcattaatacaatTTGTTTCCTAGTGCTggctttttaaagtaatatgtATGCATTCTTAAGTGTTTCACCACtaagcttataaaaaaaaacacaattttaacaattctagatgtataattaaaaaaagggaCAAAAGTGAAAATTTGGGTTCAGTAAATTCAGTTAATTTGCTCTACATTTCATTgtgaagttattattattatattgagcCTTTGTAATTGTTTATGATATGAATACAGTTTAAATCACTAATGAACAACTATATTACCATGtacatatgttgtttttttttttaagaattatttggaaaaaaaaacaacaactaagttGTTACTAAGTCCATAAAAATTAATGTGACTGGATCCCTAACGCATATTTTTCCTTACTCAGGTGATGCTGGAATCATAAACAGTACGATACAGAGGTGGAACAAAACTGGAGCTTTAGTTCGTATGTTTGTAGTAAGTCATTTTTCTTTGAAGTCATTTTGTTGGGACGAATCAACTTATTTGTttggattattttgtttttagaaaaagtTCTTGTAAATTCTTTTGTCTACACAAGTCAGTTCAAGTTGTAGTTCTCTCTACTGTACAATGGTGTTTCTAGGTTAGGgtatgtaataaaattttggcttattttcttgtctagGAACTTGGCATCTACTCCAGACATTATTCTGAAGAACTCTCAAgtcaaagaaaagaagaaatgtttatGGTTAAGGACTTGGGCTCCAATTATACTTACACTTCAAAAGCTTACTttgaaaggtcagtactgagaTATTTTATTGGTTGACTAGTTATATTGATTGATTGGCCAGTGATATATAATGGCTGACCAGCAACAACCTGGTTTGCTGGTGGTATTTTATTGCTTATCGGtgtaacttgttggcaaggcagcGCTTCATCTTAACTGTTGCACCGCCTAGACAACATTATTAAAAAAGCATTCAAAAATAACATGCACAACACTACCatatttaaattaactttttgaacaaaaatgtctaagaaaaatcggaaaaatcttggaagacaactgCCACCCTCTCCATCATAACTACATCAAGTCGTCacgaagtgggcgacttctgtcaatcaagacaagaacagagcagtacaaaaactcgttcgttccttattatgtcagactttatcaacacctctcattgatcaggaaacatgaaaagaacCAAgatgtgtgtagtcgctgaaagCAATCTTAGTCTTAACAATATGTTTTAACAAttgtattttagtttaaaaaattataatgtacAATGAACAGTGATCATTACTACTTGTATTTTAAGGTTGACCATTAGCATCATTAGTTATATTTTTTGTGGACCATGACATAATATTTCTGATAAGAGAAATATATTATTGGCCATTATATGGTGACTAGTAATACTAAGGAATGACCATTGATATTGTGTTGGGAAATTGTAttgattattatcattaatattgTGTAATTGATTAGTATTTTGCATGATTGATAAAGGATGTCTTATTTCTACTGGTTAGTGACTCACACATATGAATGCTTCATGATGCTAAttattctatatatatgtaaatttgtATAAGTA contains:
- the LOC129927647 gene encoding desmoplakin-like, with the translated sequence MSSRRDATPVELCLNKVKERQQQLDELPLTDHYISTQQCLQELRNGSNTFLEVTQKVEEIKKSRNVESDIEARALYLSQRPLVFDSVYREDVPAQSKIHKDCVSAIRKSWSWIQTVNECLGIHIENAANYHQFYHDVCHLEEDMLSFLLWMDSSTARAQVKTQDPDVMLKHFRLIIKQLLDYQGQLDLLTERSRDIHPVHYRKELPEWPLKARALVQYQHKHVSLAKGDFVMILENSDAER